From a single Silene latifolia isolate original U9 population chromosome 6, ASM4854445v1, whole genome shotgun sequence genomic region:
- the LOC141587543 gene encoding uncharacterized protein LOC141587543 encodes MPPLPHRPRFNLHINHQSTINHRTAPVAPLPFFLADRDIQAIVEAYKDDSGNPKYAIKMIISAHYAGEDMVLKFADGEPWKRVFGPVFMYLNGLPTGSDWNWLWEYAKGQLFTETESWPYSFPASEDFPTSDQRGNISENANDLMLPDRSLVGASSRLDTIFRSRNGRPGHRFNLWLDDREQAGGFKFYCYTTRT; translated from the exons ATGCCGCCACTTCCCCACAGGCCTAGATTCAACCTCCACATTAACCACCAGTCCACCATTAACCACCGCACGGCTCCTGTTGCTCCGTTGCCTTTCTTCCTTGCTGATCGCGACATTCAA GCTATTGTTGAAGCGTACAAGGATGATTCTGGAAACCCTAAGTATGCTATCAAG ATGATTATCAGTGCTCATTATGCCGGGGAAGACATGGTGCTGAAATTTGCGGATGGTGAGCCATGGAAAAGGGTTTTCGGCCCAGTTTTCATGTACTTAAACGGTCTGCCAACGGGATctgattggaattggttgtggGAGTATGCTAAAGGGCAG TTGTTTACTGAAACAGAAAGCTGGCCTTACTCTTTTCCTGCTTCAGAAGATTTTCCAACATCGGATCAACGGGGAAATATCTCTG agAACGCTAATGATCTAATGCTGCCTGACAGAAGCTTGGTAGGTGCTTCATCACGCTTGGATACTATTTTTCGATCTAGAAATGGACGACCAGGTCATAGATTTAACTTATGGCTAGATGATCGTGAGCAAGCTGGT
- the LOC141586418 gene encoding putative alkaline/neutral invertase F has translation MSQNHENGGIGRVKSSIFEIIDDDDFSKFTEKAKPIKIERKRSFDEKSFSEMSITMSPRPFYKNTQNSSRVFEPVDSIYSSGGRSGFDTPRSENGFEPHPIVAEAWDALRASIVYFRKEPVGTIAAIDNSEESLNYDQVFVRDFVPSALAFLMNGEPEIVKNFLIKTLRLQSWEKKVDLFKLGEGVMPASFKVHHDSVRNTETLVADFGEAAIGRVAPVDSGFWWIILLRAYTKATGDSSLADRPECQRGIRLILSICLSEGFDTFPTLLCADGCCMIDRRMGIYGYPIEIQALFFMALRCALQLVKPEGEGKEFIQKIGDRLHALSFHMRSYFWLDLKQLNSIYRYKTEEYSHTAVNKFNVMPDSLEDWVFDFMPSKGGYFIGNVSPARMDFRWFCLGNCVAILSSMATPEQASAIMDLIEARWDELVGEMPLKISYPALEGHEWKIVTGYDPKNTRWSYHNGGSWPVLLWLLTAACIKSGRPQIAKKAIELTESRLLKDGWPEYYDGKTGRFIGKQARKCQTWSIAGYLVAKMMLEDPSHLGMVSIEEDKQMCPRVKRSASWTC, from the exons ATGTCTCAGAACCATGAAAATGGAGGAATTGGCAGAGTTAAATCATCAATATTTGAgattattgatgatgatgatttttCAAAGTTTACTGAGAAAGCTAAGCCAATTAAGATTGAAAGGAAGAGATCTTTTGATGAGAAATCGTTTAGTGAAATGTCGATAACTATGTCTCCTAGACCCTTTTATAAGAATACACAGAATAGTTCTCGGGTTTTCGAGCCTGTTGATAGTATTTATTCATCTGGTGGAAGGTCTGGTTTCGATACTCCTAGGTCTGAAAACGGGTTTGAGCCGCACCCAATTGTTGCTGAAGCTTGGGATGCATTAAGGGCATCCATTGTGTATTTTAGGAAGGAGCCTGTTGGTACTATCGCTGCTATCGACAATTCTGAGGAAAGCCTTAATTATGATCAG GTATTCGTGAGAGACTTTGTTCCAAGTGCTTTGGCCTTTTTGATGAATGGAGAACcagaaattgtgaagaattttcTGATAAAAACCCTCCGTCTGCAATCTTGGGAGAAGAAAGTCGATCTGTTCAAGCTAGGGGAAGGTGTGATGCCTGCAAGTTTCAAGGTGCATCATGATTCTGTTAGGAATACCGAGACTTTAGTTGCTGATTTTGGCGAGGCTGCTATTGGAAGAGTAGCTCCTGTTGACTCGGGTTTCTGGTGGATTATATTGCTGCGTGCTTATACTAAAGCCACTGGAGATTCTTCCCTGGCTGATAGGCCAGAATGTCAAAGGGGTATCCGCCTTATCCTCAGCATTTGTCTATCTGAAGGCTTTGATACTTTTCCCACCCTTCTCTGTGCAGATGGCTGCTGTATGATTGATCGTAGAATG GGTATTTATGGGTATCCTATTGAGATACAAGCACTATTCTTCATGGCATTGAGGTGCGCATTACAGTTGGTGAAGCCGGAAGGGGAAGGGAAAGAGTTCATACAGAAAATAGGAGACAGACTGCATGCCTTAAGCTTTCATATGAGAAGCTACTTCTGGCTAGACTTGAAGCAACTCAACTCTATATACCGCTATAAGACAGAAGAATACTCACACACAGCAGTGAACAAGTTCAATGTGATGCCAGACTCGCTGGAAGACTGGGTATTTGATTTCATGCCGTCTAAGGGGGGTTACTTTATTGGGAACGTAAGCCCAGCAAGGATGGACTTCAGGTGGTTCTGTCTCGGAAATTGTGTTGCCATCTTATCGTCAATGGCAACCCCAGAGCAGGCTTCTGCAATAATGGATCTGATAGAAGCGCGATGGGATGAATTAGTTGGAGAAATGCCTCTTAAGATAAGCTATCCTGCACTGGAAGGCCATGAATGGAAGATAGTGACGGGGTATGATCCAAAAAACACGCGCTGGAGTTATCACAACGGTGGATCTTGGCCAG TTCTTCTGTGGCTTCTAACGGCTGCCTGCATCAAGAGCGGACGGCCTCAGATCGCTAAGAAAGCAATAGAACTGACAGAAAGCAGGCTGTTGAAGGACGGGTGGCCTGAGTATTACGATGGGAAGACGGGGAGGTTCATCGGGAAGCAAGCAAGAAAATGCCAAACATGGTCGATAGCAGGATACTTGGTGGCAAAGATGATGTTGGAGGATCCTTCTCATTTGGGAATGGTGTCGATTGAGGAAGACAAGCAAATGTGTCCCCGTGTCAAGAGATCCGCCTCCTGGACTTGCTGA